In Bacillus sp. NP247, one DNA window encodes the following:
- a CDS encoding HNH endonuclease: MELVPFGIHNSIFHKGGRSEGHWSYRSKGR, encoded by the coding sequence ATGGAATTAGTACCATTTGGAATACATAATAGCATATTTCATAAAGGTGGGCGGAGTGAAGGGCATTGGTCTTATAGATCTAAAGGTAGGTAA
- a CDS encoding SMI1/KNR4 family protein gives MKIKNGSELQSPNDELIESFEEYCEIKLPTDFIDFLKKYNGSIPITNVFLHEKNELLIERFLCLLEDPEDDDENGWYDIEVVLSDIDTRLTDDEDLTGVNVIPFAVLFAGDFLCLDFREKEIPSVVVWYHEESEELNPVTSEVADNFSDFLSMLKE, from the coding sequence ATGAAGATTAAAAATGGTAGTGAACTTCAATCACCAAATGATGAATTAATTGAATCATTTGAGGAATATTGTGAGATAAAATTACCAACTGATTTTATAGATTTTTTGAAAAAATATAATGGTTCTATTCCAATTACTAATGTTTTTTTACATGAAAAAAACGAACTTTTAATTGAACGTTTCTTATGTTTGTTGGAGGACCCAGAAGATGATGATGAAAATGGTTGGTATGATATAGAGGTTGTATTATCTGATATCGATACTCGTTTAACGGATGATGAAGATTTAACAGGAGTAAATGTTATTCCGTTTGCTGTTTTATTCGCAGGTGATTTTCTTTGTTTAGATTTTAGAGAAAAAGAAATACCATCTGTTGTGGTATGGTATCATGAAGAATCAGAAGAGTTGAATCCAGTAACTAGTGAAGTTGCAGATAATTTTAGTGATTTTTTAAGTATGTTAAAAGAATAA
- the blaIII gene encoding class A beta-lactamase BlaIII, with amino-acid sequence MFVLNKFFNILHYKKIVPVVLLSCVSLIGCSNSNTQSEPPKQTNQANQIKQENTGNQSFAKLEKEYDAKLGIYALDTGTNQTVAYHSDDRFAFASTSKSLAVGALLRKNSLEALDQRITYTHEDLSNYNPITEKHVDTGMTLKELADASVRYSDSTAHNLILKQLGGPSEFEKILKEIGDTVTTSERFEPELNEVHPGETHDTSTPEAIAKTLQSFTLGTALPIEKRELLVDWMKRNTTGDKLIRAGVPKGWEVADKTGAGSYGTRNDIAIIWPPNKKPIVLAILSNHDKEDAKYDDKLIADATKVVLNTLKATE; translated from the coding sequence ATGTTCGTTTTAAACAAGTTCTTTAACATTTTACATTACAAAAAGATTGTACCTGTAGTATTACTTTCATGTGTATCACTTATAGGCTGTTCCAATAGTAACACTCAATCTGAACCACCTAAACAAACGAATCAAGCTAATCAAATTAAACAAGAGAATACAGGTAATCAATCTTTCGCTAAGCTTGAAAAAGAATATGATGCTAAGCTTGGTATTTATGCACTGGACACAGGTACAAATCAAACTGTTGCTTATCATTCAGATGATCGTTTTGCATTTGCATCTACATCTAAATCATTAGCTGTGGGCGCTCTTTTACGCAAGAACTCATTAGAAGCTCTTGATCAAAGGATTACGTATACTCATGAAGATCTTTCTAATTATAATCCAATTACTGAAAAGCATGTTGATACAGGAATGACGTTAAAAGAACTTGCAGATGCTTCTGTTCGATATAGTGACAGCACAGCACATAATTTGATTCTTAAACAGTTAGGGGGGCCCTCTGAATTTGAAAAAATCTTGAAAGAAATAGGAGATACTGTTACTACTTCAGAACGATTTGAACCTGAATTAAATGAAGTGCATCCAGGAGAAACACATGATACCAGTACACCAGAAGCGATAGCTAAGACACTTCAATCATTTACATTAGGAACTGCACTTCCAATAGAAAAACGTGAACTATTAGTAGATTGGATGAAGAGAAATACAACTGGAGATAAATTGATTCGTGCGGGCGTACCAAAAGGATGGGAAGTAGCTGATAAAACAGGCGCGGGATCTTACGGAACAAGAAATGATATCGCAATTATTTGGCCACCAAATAAAAAGCCGATTGTTCTTGCTATACTTTCTAATCATGATAAAGAAGATGCTAAATACGATGATAAACTTATTGCAGACGCAACCAAAGTCGTGTTAAATACCTTAAAAGCTACGGAATAA